The genomic interval CGCGATGGTAGGCGCCTTCGGATGAGTCATTGATAAACGCGTCGACTTCCTCGGGCGTCGGTGGCATCCCCGTCAAGTCGAACGAGAGCCGACGGATCAAAGTGATGCGGTCGGCGATCGGCGCGGGTGCAATGCCGGACGCTGTGAGTTCTTGTTGGACCGCAGCGTCGATCATCGCCGTGGGATTGCCTTGATGTTCGCTCAACATCGGAGTCAACTGCATGGGCGTGTACGCCCAATGTGGCTCGTACGTGGCTCCTTCGTCGATCCAACGTTTCAGCAGCGATTTCTCCTCGTCAGTGAGCGACTTGTGCGACTCCGGTGGCGGCATGACTTCGTCGGCGTCGTCAGACTCGATACGACGTATGAGTTCGCTTTCACCGGAGTTGTGGGGAGTGAATGCCTTTGCCTCGATCGCTTGATCACGTAGATCCAGACGTAAACCGCCTTCGACAGTCTCGGCATCGGGACCGTGGCAGGCAAAACACTTGTCCGTCAGCACGGCACGAATGTCTCGGTTAAAGCGAATGGTGGGCTCAGCGGCATTGGTGAGCTCGGTGGAGCTGAGCACGAGCGTGAACAGCAACGTTGAGGAAAACGTCAATCGCGTGACGCGGCAGCAGCGTGGCAACATGGGATTCCGACGCATGGAGGGAAACGACAGGTGGGAGGTCGATGGGGTGGACCGGTCGACGGGGCGGGACAGATCGATTGGGCGGAACAGGTCGATTGCCCGCATTGATGGACGCGTTGATCGACACTGGATCTAACGCTAGTTTACACCGGATCGAGACCTGCTTGGATATCAGCCTGAGGATTTACTGGTTCTGGGGTGGGGGGCGGACGGTGTTTAGAAATTGAACGCAAATTTGTGCAAATGACGATGAAGCTTGTTTCATGGAATGTCAACGGAATCCGTGCCGCGATGGACAAGGGATTTCGAGACTATGTGGTAGCCGATCAGCCCGACGTGTTGTGTTTGCAGGAGGTCAAGGCCGAGCGTGAGCAAGTCGACTTGGCTTGGGCCGACGAGCTGGGCTACCACCAGATTTGGAACAGTGCCCAGAAAAAGGGATACAGCGGCACATCGATATGGAGCAAGCAGCCTCCGAAGAGTCATGCGTTGGGCCTGGGAATTGACGAGCATGATCAGGAAGGTCGAGTGATCACGGCGACGTTTGACAATTTTCACCTCGTGACCGTTTACACGCCCAACTCAAAACGTGAGCTGCTGCGGTTGGATTACCGCCAACGCTGGGACGCAGATTTTCTCAGCTATCTGCGAAAACTGAATCGACGCAAACCGGTCGTGTTTTGCGGTGATCTGAATTGTGCCCACAAAGAAATCGATTTGGCAA from Stieleria varia carries:
- a CDS encoding exodeoxyribonuclease III encodes the protein MTMKLVSWNVNGIRAAMDKGFRDYVVADQPDVLCLQEVKAEREQVDLAWADELGYHQIWNSAQKKGYSGTSIWSKQPPKSHALGLGIDEHDQEGRVITATFDNFHLVTVYTPNSKRELLRLDYRQRWDADFLSYLRKLNRRKPVVFCGDLNCAHKEIDLANPKQNRKNAGFTDEERQGIDNVVKSGFVDSLRHFDDSPGRYTWWTYRSNAREKNIGWRLDYFWVAKKMIDSVTGADIRCDVFGSDHCPVELTLDFG